A region of Astyanax mexicanus isolate ESR-SI-001 chromosome 23, AstMex3_surface, whole genome shotgun sequence DNA encodes the following proteins:
- the tpcn3 gene encoding two pore segment channel 3 isoform X1, whose product MERREAEESGAGGNMSKVEEKKWSRRADDGGENKENLSKEKFDLAGVYVSDAQYNRNIPFDPSPQAVRLYLLYNHGLLHVLVYVFIMVDLALALFEEPAVVSLPLWATSAMELVCLLAITLRVIHYSKVIPRRIFFRDPKNLCIIVIITLFLIDMIIYGALYASGHSSVRWSRVLRPLLLVNVTEGQQLRRAFRSIRNALPQILVVFCLFIFSLLIFSLMALKLLGKRNLKTIDGTSYFTNYLESVFELYVLLTTANSPDVMMPAYNYSSYFAIFFILYIVINTYTFMSVFLAVVYNNYKKHLKEEVRQLVKTKRQKLRRAFCLLKENVGTVGNEGTGGTGEIGTNPVVSQSRWTELVKQVQPNISTAHRELLWSVLDHNNKGHIGKQAFLQIADLLNIQVITLKSRPHPFQLWMPALYNSTVSRIIHRIVKHRVFVFVYDAVILVNAVFIGLDEEDPLVSNAEWAFLTLYLLEILLKLYTFEPRAFFARHQFWNWFDTIIILSALLATIINAALKSYSFLLGPQLILLDVVRLSWRYADITLDTVALDTSQKLAVLVTDAPARHAPTICPLLNSAGGYTSRQILDIVFILRVLRLIRVVDTIPSFRAIIDTLTRIGPPMLTFGQLILVVYYIFAMVGMELFKGKIQVFAANSTDPAREYCGNPLLKDSAFARNNYCKNNFNDVVSSFILLLELTVVNQWHVLTGGFTAVTHNAARIFFVLFHIVVVIIIINIFVAFILEAFFIEYMVEKTDLHTSLEKKIEELNLCVEQEQMNGNLVEAMETQENDMGSSEGAKTRPTLMFKISSKRYRTMDALLQRMFETETDLSADDMNEDAEDMNFSNPSFNPA is encoded by the exons ATGGAGCGCAGGGAGGCGGAGGAGAGCGGAGCAGGGGGAAACATGTCTAAGGTAGAGGAGAAAAAGTGGAGCAGAAGAGCAGATGATGGAGGAGAAAACAAGGAGAACCTCAGCAAAGAG AAGTTTGATCTGGCTGGGGTGTACGTGTCTGATGCGCAGTACAACCGGAACATCCCCTTTGACCCCTCGCCTCAGGCTGTCAG gCTGTACTTGCTGTATAATCATGGTCTCCTGCATGTGTTGGTGTACGTCTTCATTATGGTGGATCTCGCTCTGGCACTGTTTGAAGAACCAGCTGTGGTGAGCCTGCCGCTGTGG GCTACCTCAGCGATGGAGCTGGTGTGTCTCTTGGCCATCACTCTTCGGGTTATACATTATTCTAAAGTCATCCCCCGCAGAATATTCTTCAGAGATCCTAAAAACCTCTGCATCATCGTCATAATCACG CTGTTTTTGATTGACATGATCATATATGGAGCTCTGTATGCAAGTGGACACTCCTCAGTGCGCTGGTCCCGTGTGTTGCGCCCTTTACTGCTGGTCAACGTCACGGAGGGACAACAG ctccgCAGGGCATTTAGAAGTATCAGGAATGCTCTGCCACAGATCCTGGTGGTTTTCTGCCTCTTTATCTTTAGTCTGCTGATTTTCTCCCTCATGGCTCTGAAGTTGCTGGGCAAACG GAACCTGAAAACCATTGATGGAACATCTTACTTCACAAACTACCTGGAGAGTGTATTTGAACTATATGTTTTATTGACCACGGCTAACAGCCCTGATGTCAT GATGCCAGCCTACAACTACAGCTCCTACTTTGCCATTTTCTTCATCCTGTACATCGTCATCAACACCTACACCTTCATGTCTGTCTTCTTGGCTGTGGTCTACAACAACTACAAAAAACACTTAAAG GAGGAAGTGCGACAGCTGGTGAAAACTAAAAGGCAGAAGCTACGTCGAGCATTTTGTCTTCTAAAGGAGAATGTAGGAACTGTAGGAAATGAAGGAACTGGAGGGACCGGAGAGATCGGGACGAATCCAGTGGTCAGTCAGAGCAGATGGACAGAGCTGGTGAAGCAAGTTCAACCCAACATCAGCACCGCCCACAGGGAGCTCCTCTGGAGCGTTCTAGATCACAATAACAAAGGCCATATAG GGAAGCAGGCATTTTTGCAAATTGCTGATTTGCTGAATATCCAGGTCATAACCCTGAAGTCCCGCCCACACCCATTTCAGTTGTGGATGCCAGCTCTGTACAATTCCACTGTCAGCAGAATCATCCACCGCATTGTTAAGCACAG ggtgtttgtgtttgtgtatgatgCTGTAATCCTGGTGAATGCAGTCTTCATTGGCCTGGATGAGGAGGACCCCCTGGTGTCTAATGCTGAGTGGGCATTCCTCACGCTCTACCTGCTGGAGATCCTCCTTAAGCTCTACACCTTTGAGCCACGAGCGTTTTTTGCCAGGCATCAATTTTGGAACTG GTTTGATACGATCATCATCCTCTCTGCTCTTCTGGCTACAATAATAAATGCAGCGCTGAAGTCTT acagcttcctcttgggtccacagttaatcctgttggatgtggttcggctttcttggcggtatgctgacattaccctggataccgtggctcttgatacatcacaaaaacttgctgtcttggtcacagatgcaccagcaagacatgcaccaacaatttgtccacttttgaactctg CGGGAGGCTACACCAGCCGTCAAATCCTGGACATTGTTTTTATCTTGAGGGTGCTACGGCTCATCCGGGTGGTGGACACAATTCCCAG TTTCCGTGCCATCATCGATACTCTAACAAGGATAGGCCCACCCATGCTCACCTTTGGTCAGCTGATCCTG GTGGTGTATTACATCTTTGCGATGGTGGGGATGGAGCTTTTTAAAGGAAAGATTCAGGTTTTTGCAGCAAACTCCACAGACCCTGCACGGGAATACTGTGGTAATCCCCTGCTGAAGGACTCTGCTTTTGCTCGGAACAACTACTGCAAAAACAACTTCAATGACGTGGTGTCCTCGTTCATTCTGCTGCTGGAGCTCACCGTGGTCAACCAGTGGCATG TGCTGACTGGTGGATTTACCGCAGTCACTCATAATGCAGCCAGAATATTCTTCGTTCTCTTCCATATTGTGGTGGTGATCATCATCATTAA CATTTTCGTGGCTTTCATCCTGGAGGCATTTTTCATTGAGTACATGGTGGAAAAAACGGACCTGCATACATCACTAGAGAAGAAAATTGAGGAGCTGAACCTGTGTGTGGAGCA ggAGCAGATGAATGGAAACCTGGTGGAGGCGATGGAGACTCAGGAAAATGATATGGGTTCCTCTGAGGGAGCGAAGACCAGACCCACACTGATGTTCAAAATTAGTTCCAAAA GGTATCGCACGATGGATGCTCTGCTGCAGAGAATGTTTGAAACTGAGACAGACCTCAGTGCAGACGACATGAACGAAGACGCAGAAGACATGAACTTTTCCAACCCATCCTTCAAccctgcataa
- the tpcn3 gene encoding two pore segment channel 3 isoform X2 has translation MERREAEESGAGGNMSKVEEKKWSRRADDGGENKENLSKEKFDLAGVYVSDAQYNRNIPFDPSPQAVRLYLLYNHGLLHVLVYVFIMVDLALALFEEPAVVSLPLWATSAMELVCLLAITLRVIHYSKVIPRRIFFRDPKNLCIIVIITLFLIDMIIYGALYASGHSSVRWSRVLRPLLLVNVTEGQQLRRAFRSIRNALPQILVVFCLFIFSLLIFSLMALKLLGKRNLKTIDGTSYFTNYLESVFELYVLLTTANSPDVMMPAYNYSSYFAIFFILYIVINTYTFMSVFLAVVYNNYKKHLKEEVRQLVKTKRQKLRRAFCLLKENVGTVGNEGTGGTGEIGTNPVVSQSRWTELVKQVQPNISTAHRELLWSVLDHNNKGHIGKQAFLQIADLLNIQVITLKSRPHPFQLWMPALYNSTVSRIIHRIVKHRVFVFVYDAVILVNAVFIGLDEEDPLVSNAEWAFLTLYLLEILLKLYTFEPRAFFARHQFWNWFDTIIILSALLATIINAALKSSGGYTSRQILDIVFILRVLRLIRVVDTIPSFRAIIDTLTRIGPPMLTFGQLILVVYYIFAMVGMELFKGKIQVFAANSTDPAREYCGNPLLKDSAFARNNYCKNNFNDVVSSFILLLELTVVNQWHVLTGGFTAVTHNAARIFFVLFHIVVVIIIINIFVAFILEAFFIEYMVEKTDLHTSLEKKIEELNLCVEQEQMNGNLVEAMETQENDMGSSEGAKTRPTLMFKISSKRYRTMDALLQRMFETETDLSADDMNEDAEDMNFSNPSFNPA, from the exons ATGGAGCGCAGGGAGGCGGAGGAGAGCGGAGCAGGGGGAAACATGTCTAAGGTAGAGGAGAAAAAGTGGAGCAGAAGAGCAGATGATGGAGGAGAAAACAAGGAGAACCTCAGCAAAGAG AAGTTTGATCTGGCTGGGGTGTACGTGTCTGATGCGCAGTACAACCGGAACATCCCCTTTGACCCCTCGCCTCAGGCTGTCAG gCTGTACTTGCTGTATAATCATGGTCTCCTGCATGTGTTGGTGTACGTCTTCATTATGGTGGATCTCGCTCTGGCACTGTTTGAAGAACCAGCTGTGGTGAGCCTGCCGCTGTGG GCTACCTCAGCGATGGAGCTGGTGTGTCTCTTGGCCATCACTCTTCGGGTTATACATTATTCTAAAGTCATCCCCCGCAGAATATTCTTCAGAGATCCTAAAAACCTCTGCATCATCGTCATAATCACG CTGTTTTTGATTGACATGATCATATATGGAGCTCTGTATGCAAGTGGACACTCCTCAGTGCGCTGGTCCCGTGTGTTGCGCCCTTTACTGCTGGTCAACGTCACGGAGGGACAACAG ctccgCAGGGCATTTAGAAGTATCAGGAATGCTCTGCCACAGATCCTGGTGGTTTTCTGCCTCTTTATCTTTAGTCTGCTGATTTTCTCCCTCATGGCTCTGAAGTTGCTGGGCAAACG GAACCTGAAAACCATTGATGGAACATCTTACTTCACAAACTACCTGGAGAGTGTATTTGAACTATATGTTTTATTGACCACGGCTAACAGCCCTGATGTCAT GATGCCAGCCTACAACTACAGCTCCTACTTTGCCATTTTCTTCATCCTGTACATCGTCATCAACACCTACACCTTCATGTCTGTCTTCTTGGCTGTGGTCTACAACAACTACAAAAAACACTTAAAG GAGGAAGTGCGACAGCTGGTGAAAACTAAAAGGCAGAAGCTACGTCGAGCATTTTGTCTTCTAAAGGAGAATGTAGGAACTGTAGGAAATGAAGGAACTGGAGGGACCGGAGAGATCGGGACGAATCCAGTGGTCAGTCAGAGCAGATGGACAGAGCTGGTGAAGCAAGTTCAACCCAACATCAGCACCGCCCACAGGGAGCTCCTCTGGAGCGTTCTAGATCACAATAACAAAGGCCATATAG GGAAGCAGGCATTTTTGCAAATTGCTGATTTGCTGAATATCCAGGTCATAACCCTGAAGTCCCGCCCACACCCATTTCAGTTGTGGATGCCAGCTCTGTACAATTCCACTGTCAGCAGAATCATCCACCGCATTGTTAAGCACAG ggtgtttgtgtttgtgtatgatgCTGTAATCCTGGTGAATGCAGTCTTCATTGGCCTGGATGAGGAGGACCCCCTGGTGTCTAATGCTGAGTGGGCATTCCTCACGCTCTACCTGCTGGAGATCCTCCTTAAGCTCTACACCTTTGAGCCACGAGCGTTTTTTGCCAGGCATCAATTTTGGAACTG GTTTGATACGATCATCATCCTCTCTGCTCTTCTGGCTACAATAATAAATGCAGCGCTGAAGTCTT CGGGAGGCTACACCAGCCGTCAAATCCTGGACATTGTTTTTATCTTGAGGGTGCTACGGCTCATCCGGGTGGTGGACACAATTCCCAG TTTCCGTGCCATCATCGATACTCTAACAAGGATAGGCCCACCCATGCTCACCTTTGGTCAGCTGATCCTG GTGGTGTATTACATCTTTGCGATGGTGGGGATGGAGCTTTTTAAAGGAAAGATTCAGGTTTTTGCAGCAAACTCCACAGACCCTGCACGGGAATACTGTGGTAATCCCCTGCTGAAGGACTCTGCTTTTGCTCGGAACAACTACTGCAAAAACAACTTCAATGACGTGGTGTCCTCGTTCATTCTGCTGCTGGAGCTCACCGTGGTCAACCAGTGGCATG TGCTGACTGGTGGATTTACCGCAGTCACTCATAATGCAGCCAGAATATTCTTCGTTCTCTTCCATATTGTGGTGGTGATCATCATCATTAA CATTTTCGTGGCTTTCATCCTGGAGGCATTTTTCATTGAGTACATGGTGGAAAAAACGGACCTGCATACATCACTAGAGAAGAAAATTGAGGAGCTGAACCTGTGTGTGGAGCA ggAGCAGATGAATGGAAACCTGGTGGAGGCGATGGAGACTCAGGAAAATGATATGGGTTCCTCTGAGGGAGCGAAGACCAGACCCACACTGATGTTCAAAATTAGTTCCAAAA GGTATCGCACGATGGATGCTCTGCTGCAGAGAATGTTTGAAACTGAGACAGACCTCAGTGCAGACGACATGAACGAAGACGCAGAAGACATGAACTTTTCCAACCCATCCTTCAAccctgcataa